In the genome of Kitasatospora cathayae, one region contains:
- a CDS encoding NHL repeat-containing protein — protein MTLFAGTREGTEALARATTDATGSFKISYAQPTDGVLYVEAVLPDTPGLRLRSVVGIGARGGVPQRTLNAVTVNELTTVAATYALAQFSDQRGIAGPSPGLQNAAATSFNLADPATGKPGGVVTNKDNGTNNETLATLGTLANLLSLCATPNAPHCGDVLRLATPPGGTTPIDTVQAALNLVHNPTLSPAELYALAHTANVFSPALTAAPTSWILALRYTDTGLYAPGRIAFDAKGNAWASNNWQAGTRDSSPYVTVLDPVGHPTLGSPISGGGMKGGAWGIAIDHDGAAWVPSYGGDAISKYSATGTPLSPDTGWKNGGPDHPQGVAVDQKGNVWIANYYGIKGAPGQGSVIVYPHGDPSKAITISGGGLDHPFAVQIDGQGRAWVTNARLSGAKLYETRVAGANAEFGGSVTVIGPDFKPTAFSPVKSSSFSWPLGLAIDSRNNVWVPDFFSNTVTEIRPDGTIAGEHKLPIAVGPWSVAVDGSDRVWVAGFGAPSVWLLCGENTSACPNGTSTGTFLSPSQGFRNAAIQHLTAVQLDQSGNVWLANNWSEILPPTGGVGLVELIGLATPVCTPLTPLPVQPSSATATACPKQ, from the coding sequence GTGACGCTCTTCGCCGGAACCCGCGAGGGAACCGAGGCACTGGCCCGCGCCACGACCGACGCGACCGGCTCCTTCAAGATCTCCTACGCCCAGCCGACAGACGGGGTGCTGTACGTCGAGGCCGTGCTTCCGGACACGCCCGGGCTCCGGCTGCGCTCTGTCGTCGGCATCGGCGCCAGAGGCGGCGTCCCCCAGCGGACCCTGAACGCGGTGACGGTCAACGAACTCACCACCGTCGCCGCTACATACGCCTTGGCCCAGTTCAGCGACCAGCGCGGCATCGCCGGTCCGAGCCCCGGGCTGCAGAACGCCGCGGCAACCTCGTTCAACCTCGCCGATCCGGCCACCGGCAAGCCGGGCGGAGTCGTCACGAACAAGGACAACGGCACCAACAACGAGACACTAGCCACCCTCGGCACGCTCGCCAACCTGCTCTCGCTCTGCGCGACGCCGAACGCCCCGCACTGCGGGGACGTGCTCCGCCTCGCCACACCGCCCGGCGGCACCACTCCGATCGACACGGTGCAGGCGGCCCTCAACCTCGTCCACAACCCGACACTCTCCCCGGCCGAGCTCTACGCCCTGGCGCACACGGCGAACGTCTTCTCTCCCGCGCTCACCGCGGCCCCCACATCCTGGATCCTGGCGCTGCGCTACACCGACACCGGCCTCTACGCCCCCGGGCGCATCGCGTTCGACGCCAAGGGGAACGCCTGGGCCAGCAACAACTGGCAGGCCGGCACCCGGGATTCGAGCCCCTACGTCACCGTGCTCGATCCGGTCGGCCACCCGACCCTAGGCAGCCCCATCAGCGGCGGTGGCATGAAAGGCGGGGCATGGGGCATCGCGATCGACCATGACGGCGCCGCCTGGGTGCCCAGCTACGGGGGCGACGCGATCTCGAAGTACTCGGCCACCGGAACCCCGTTGTCGCCCGACACCGGCTGGAAGAACGGCGGCCCCGACCATCCGCAGGGCGTCGCCGTCGACCAGAAGGGCAACGTGTGGATCGCCAACTACTACGGCATCAAAGGCGCCCCCGGCCAGGGCAGCGTGATCGTCTACCCGCACGGTGACCCCTCGAAGGCGATCACGATCAGCGGCGGCGGCCTCGACCACCCGTTCGCCGTCCAGATCGACGGCCAGGGCCGGGCCTGGGTCACCAACGCCCGCCTCAGCGGCGCCAAGCTCTACGAAACACGGGTGGCCGGCGCCAACGCCGAGTTCGGGGGAAGCGTCACCGTCATCGGCCCCGACTTCAAACCGACCGCGTTCTCCCCCGTCAAGAGCAGCTCGTTCAGCTGGCCCCTGGGACTTGCCATCGATTCCAGGAACAACGTCTGGGTGCCCGACTTCTTCAGCAACACCGTCACCGAGATCCGGCCCGACGGAACCATCGCCGGTGAGCACAAGCTGCCGATCGCGGTCGGCCCCTGGTCCGTGGCCGTGGACGGGTCCGACCGGGTGTGGGTCGCCGGCTTCGGCGCCCCGTCCGTATGGCTGCTGTGCGGCGAGAACACCTCCGCCTGCCCGAACGGCACGTCCACCGGCACGTTCCTGTCCCCCTCACAGGGGTTCCGCAACGCAGCGATCCAGCACCTCACGGCAGTGCAGCTCGACCAGTCCGGCAACGTCTGGCTGGCCAACAACTGGTCGGAAATCCTCCCGCCGACCGGCGGCGTGGGGCTGGTGGAACTCATCGGACTCGCCACCCCGGTCTGCACGCCCCTCACCCCGCTACCGGTGCAACCGTCATCGGCGACCGCGACCGCCTGCCCGAAGCAGTGA
- a CDS encoding metallophosphoesterase — MRPLYSVPLGVAAAGAACLAYSVGYEVRAFRLRRVEVPVLPHGAKPLRILQVSDIHMVSGQGKKQRWLQSLAGLRPDLVVNTGDNLSDPLGVPATLDALGPLMDFPGVYVFGSNDYYGPARKNPARYLQAMRSGVHGMNNPDGTGNRGITGAVHNPWEKLRDGFDAAGWLDLTNTRGRLTLNGLDLEFTGLDDPHIRRDRYTEVAGGPSTDADLSLAVVHAPYLRVLDAFTADRYPLILAGHTHGGQLCIPFYGALVTNCDLDTRRVKGLSTHQAGGHRSYLHVSAGCGTNRYTPVRFACPPEATLLTLTPTPR; from the coding sequence ATGCGACCGCTGTACTCCGTTCCCCTCGGTGTCGCCGCCGCCGGCGCCGCCTGCCTCGCCTACTCCGTCGGGTACGAGGTGCGTGCCTTCCGGCTCCGCCGGGTCGAGGTCCCCGTCCTGCCCCACGGCGCCAAGCCGCTGCGGATCCTGCAGGTGTCCGACATCCACATGGTGAGCGGGCAGGGCAAGAAGCAGCGCTGGCTGCAGAGCCTGGCCGGCCTGCGCCCGGACCTGGTGGTCAACACCGGCGACAACCTCTCCGACCCGCTCGGCGTCCCGGCCACCCTCGACGCGCTCGGCCCACTCATGGACTTCCCGGGCGTCTACGTCTTCGGGTCCAACGACTACTACGGCCCGGCCCGCAAGAACCCGGCCCGCTACCTCCAGGCCATGCGCAGCGGCGTCCACGGCATGAACAACCCCGACGGCACCGGCAACCGCGGCATCACCGGCGCCGTCCACAACCCCTGGGAGAAGCTCCGCGACGGCTTCGACGCGGCCGGCTGGCTCGACCTGACCAACACCCGCGGCCGCCTCACCCTCAACGGCCTCGACCTCGAGTTCACCGGCCTCGACGACCCGCACATCCGCCGCGACCGCTACACCGAGGTCGCCGGCGGCCCCTCCACCGACGCCGACCTCTCCCTCGCCGTCGTCCACGCGCCCTACCTGCGCGTCCTCGACGCCTTCACCGCCGACCGCTATCCCCTGATCCTGGCCGGCCACACCCACGGCGGCCAGCTCTGCATCCCCTTCTACGGCGCCCTGGTCACCAACTGCGACCTCGACACCCGCCGGGTCAAGGGCCTCTCCACCCACCAGGCCGGCGGCCACCGCTCCTACCTCCACGTCTCCGCCGGCTGCGGCACCAACCGCTACACCCCGGTCCGCTTCGCCTGCCCCCCGGAGGCCACCCTCCTCACCCTCACCCCCACCCCCCGCTGA
- a CDS encoding CGNR zinc finger domain-containing protein, with the protein MTDRDGATDPAPGLVLSTPGGTSFPFDPGALCLELLTTGGPGDLAVFEALHRPSDLADWLPHSRLRLPAGAVRISADQLAAARTLRDALWRLTAARAHGTTGTPEDHAALNRAAAHPSLVPQIAPDGTAAAPLPADGAQLVSTLARDAIALLTGPYADRIRECGGHNCRLLFVDASRPGRRRWCSMERCGNRNKVRALRARRESEEPAAGTVSAAGPVSAAGHRTFTS; encoded by the coding sequence ATGACCGATCGAGACGGAGCCACGGACCCCGCGCCCGGCCTGGTCCTCAGCACTCCGGGTGGCACCAGCTTCCCGTTCGACCCCGGCGCCCTCTGCCTCGAACTGCTCACCACCGGCGGCCCCGGCGACCTCGCCGTTTTCGAGGCCCTGCACCGCCCGTCCGACCTCGCCGACTGGCTCCCGCACTCCCGGCTGCGGCTGCCCGCCGGAGCCGTACGGATCTCCGCCGACCAGCTCGCCGCCGCCCGCACCCTGCGCGACGCCCTCTGGCGGCTGACCGCCGCCCGCGCCCACGGCACGACCGGCACCCCGGAGGACCACGCCGCCCTCAACCGGGCCGCCGCCCACCCGTCGCTCGTCCCGCAGATCGCCCCGGACGGCACTGCGGCCGCCCCGCTGCCCGCCGACGGGGCGCAGCTGGTCTCCACCCTCGCCCGGGACGCCATCGCCCTGCTCACCGGCCCGTACGCGGACCGGATCCGGGAGTGCGGGGGGCACAACTGCCGACTGCTCTTCGTCGACGCCTCGCGGCCCGGGCGGCGGCGCTGGTGCTCGATGGAACGGTGCGGCAACCGCAACAAGGTTCGGGCCCTGCGCGCCCGGCGGGAATCCGAGGAGCCCGCGGCCGGGACCGTTTCCGCGGCGGGGCCCGTTTCCGCAGCGGGCCACCGGACGTTCACCAGCTGA
- a CDS encoding GatB/YqeY domain-containing protein, with protein MTTLKAQLQEDLTAAIKDRDELRSSTIRLTLSAVTSEEVAGKEKRELSDADVLKVITREAKKRREAAEAFEQGGRADQAARERAEGEVLASYLPKQLSDEELAAIVAAAVAESGASGPQAMGAVMKLVKPKVDGLAEGGRVAAAVKAALA; from the coding sequence ATGACGACGCTCAAGGCGCAGCTGCAGGAGGACCTCACGGCTGCCATCAAGGACCGGGACGAGCTGCGCTCGTCCACCATCCGGCTCACGCTGTCCGCCGTCACCAGTGAGGAGGTGGCGGGCAAGGAGAAGCGCGAGCTGTCCGACGCCGATGTGCTCAAGGTGATCACCCGCGAGGCGAAGAAGCGCCGCGAGGCGGCCGAGGCCTTCGAGCAGGGCGGCCGGGCCGACCAGGCCGCGCGGGAGCGCGCCGAGGGCGAGGTGCTGGCCTCCTACCTGCCCAAGCAGCTGTCGGACGAGGAGCTGGCCGCGATCGTGGCGGCCGCCGTGGCCGAGAGCGGGGCGAGCGGCCCGCAGGCGATGGGTGCCGTGATGAAGCTGGTGAAGCCGAAGGTCGACGGCCTGGCCGAGGGCGGCCGGGTGGCCGCCGCGGTGAAGGCCGCCCTGGCCTGA
- a CDS encoding transglycosylase domain-containing protein, translating into MDHVGNGVKFLGVSVLSGVLLAGLALPAVGAMGLTAKDTAESFQNIPDDFKTPPLTQATQIFDAKGGLIAKVYERDRTVLTADQMSPYMRHAQVDIEDARFYEHGAVDLKGVLRAVGKNAESGTAAQGASTLTQQYVKNVNVEKAGDDQAAVLEAQRKTLGRKIQELKVAIKLEEDLTKDQILTNYLNITFYGHQAYGVEAASQRYFSKSNKDLTIAEAATLAGLVQNPSQYDPVRYPDNTIKRRNVVIDKMLENKHITADQAKEAKAAPLGLKYKDPQNGCITAQAGMGFFCDYVRHVVKQDPAFGKNADDRKKLWDTGGLNIYTTLDPDKQAAAQNAVTKKVNVTDQVSAAATMMEPGTGKILAMAQTRPYGLDPNKNQTVVNLNVDASMGGGNGFQTGSTFKPILAAAALEAGMSNTQQFPSENKIDYPQMSTCNGTWKNTDKPKATVKNESASEVGPYELKQAMALSVNTYFVEMEQQVGLCAMKQMANKLGITQSAKGDQFQEVPSMVLGTLELSPLTMANVYATFAARGKYCTPIAINRITTVDGKDIKVPQSQCNQVFSEQTADSLNTVLLNVTEKGTAAALGLDDGRKIAGKTGTTDEKKAAWFDGYTPSLATAVWLGGPAGGVKMKNINIGGKHFDEVFGADGPGPIWQMAMNQALKGSPLEPIQTTNIPDPQPATPPPGNTPPADPNTQPQPPAPNPAPPVAGPGNGGAGGVIGGGFTLPPGMIGGGNGNGGKHGGGNG; encoded by the coding sequence ATGGACCACGTCGGCAACGGCGTGAAGTTCCTGGGCGTCAGCGTGCTCTCCGGAGTCCTGCTGGCAGGCCTCGCCCTGCCGGCCGTCGGCGCCATGGGGCTGACCGCCAAGGACACGGCGGAGAGCTTCCAGAACATCCCCGACGACTTCAAGACCCCGCCGCTCACCCAGGCCACCCAGATCTTCGACGCCAAGGGCGGCCTGATCGCGAAGGTCTACGAGCGCGACCGCACCGTGCTGACCGCCGACCAGATGTCGCCGTACATGCGGCACGCCCAGGTCGACATCGAGGACGCCCGCTTCTACGAGCACGGCGCCGTCGACCTCAAGGGCGTCCTGCGCGCCGTCGGCAAGAACGCGGAGAGCGGCACCGCCGCCCAGGGCGCCTCCACCCTGACCCAGCAGTACGTGAAGAACGTCAACGTGGAGAAGGCCGGCGACGACCAGGCCGCCGTCCTGGAGGCCCAGCGCAAGACCCTGGGCCGCAAGATCCAGGAGCTCAAGGTCGCGATCAAGTTGGAGGAGGACCTGACCAAGGACCAGATCCTCACCAACTACCTCAACATCACCTTCTACGGCCACCAGGCCTACGGGGTCGAGGCCGCGTCCCAGCGCTACTTCAGCAAGAGCAACAAGGACCTGACCATCGCCGAGGCCGCCACCCTCGCCGGCCTGGTCCAGAACCCGTCGCAGTACGACCCGGTGCGCTATCCCGACAACACGATCAAGCGCCGCAACGTCGTCATCGACAAGATGCTGGAGAACAAGCACATCACCGCCGACCAGGCGAAGGAGGCGAAGGCCGCCCCGCTGGGCCTGAAGTACAAGGACCCGCAGAACGGCTGCATCACCGCCCAGGCCGGCATGGGCTTCTTCTGCGACTACGTCCGCCACGTGGTCAAGCAGGACCCGGCCTTCGGCAAGAACGCCGACGACCGCAAGAAGCTGTGGGACACCGGTGGTCTGAACATCTACACCACGCTGGACCCGGACAAGCAGGCCGCCGCCCAGAACGCCGTCACCAAGAAGGTCAACGTGACCGACCAGGTGTCGGCCGCGGCGACCATGATGGAGCCCGGCACCGGCAAGATCCTGGCGATGGCCCAGACCCGCCCGTACGGCCTGGACCCGAACAAGAACCAGACCGTCGTCAACCTCAACGTCGACGCCTCGATGGGCGGCGGCAACGGCTTCCAGACCGGTTCGACCTTCAAGCCGATCCTCGCCGCGGCGGCGCTGGAGGCGGGAATGTCGAACACCCAGCAGTTCCCGTCCGAGAACAAGATCGACTATCCCCAGATGTCGACCTGCAACGGCACCTGGAAGAACACCGACAAGCCCAAGGCCACGGTGAAGAACGAGTCGGCCAGCGAGGTCGGTCCGTACGAGCTCAAGCAGGCCATGGCGCTCTCGGTCAACACCTACTTCGTGGAGATGGAGCAGCAGGTCGGCCTCTGCGCCATGAAGCAGATGGCGAACAAGCTGGGCATCACCCAGTCCGCCAAGGGCGACCAGTTCCAGGAAGTGCCCTCGATGGTCCTCGGCACCCTGGAGCTCTCCCCGCTGACGATGGCGAACGTCTACGCGACCTTCGCCGCCCGCGGCAAGTACTGCACCCCGATCGCGATCAACAGGATCACCACGGTCGACGGCAAGGACATCAAGGTCCCGCAGTCCCAGTGCAACCAGGTCTTCTCCGAGCAGACCGCGGACTCGCTCAACACCGTCCTGCTCAACGTGACCGAGAAGGGCACCGCGGCCGCGCTCGGCCTCGACGACGGCCGCAAGATCGCCGGCAAGACCGGAACCACCGACGAGAAGAAGGCCGCCTGGTTCGACGGCTACACCCCGTCGCTGGCCACCGCGGTCTGGCTCGGCGGCCCGGCCGGCGGCGTCAAGATGAAGAACATCAACATCGGCGGCAAGCACTTCGACGAGGTGTTCGGCGCCGACGGCCCCGGTCCGATCTGGCAGATGGCGATGAACCAGGCGCTCAAGGGCTCGCCCCTGGAGCCCATCCAGACCACCAACATCCCGGACCCCCAGCCGGCCACGCCCCCGCCGGGCAACACCCCGCCCGCCGACCCCAACACCCAGCCGCAGCCGCCGGCCCCGAACCCGGCGCCGCCGGTGGCCGGGCCGGGCAACGGCGGCGCCGGTGGGGTGATAGGAGGAGGGTTCACCCTCCCGCCGGGCATGATCGGCGGCGGGAACGGGAACGGCGGCAAGCACGGCGGCGGCAACGGCTGA
- a CDS encoding WhiB family transcriptional regulator, whose translation MGWVDDWSAQAACRTSDPDELFVQGAAQNRAKAVCSGCPVRTECLADALDNRVEFGVWGGMTERERRALLRRRPTVISWRRLLETARTEYEESLATGVILTDYAQAG comes from the coding sequence ATGGGCTGGGTTGACGACTGGAGTGCGCAGGCCGCCTGCCGCACGAGTGATCCGGACGAACTGTTCGTCCAGGGGGCGGCACAGAACCGGGCGAAGGCGGTGTGCAGCGGTTGCCCCGTCCGTACGGAGTGCCTCGCGGACGCGCTGGACAACCGGGTGGAGTTCGGCGTGTGGGGCGGGATGACGGAGCGCGAGCGCCGGGCGCTGCTGCGCCGCCGCCCGACGGTCATCTCGTGGCGCAGGCTGCTGGAGACGGCCCGTACCGAGTACGAGGAGTCCCTCGCGACCGGCGTGATACTGACGGACTACGCCCAGGCGGGCTGA
- a CDS encoding ArsA family ATPase: protein MTPTNGGTTNGGTTNGGTTTAGGATSDGVRGTGSRLAVDALLDDPKTRIIVCCGSGGVGKTTTAAAIGLRAAERGRKVVVLTIDPARRLAQSMGLTELDNTPRVVKGVTGDGELQAMMLDMKRTFDEVVLAHSEPERARAIMDNPFYQSLSAGFAGTQEYMAMEKLGQLRAAEEWDLIVVDTPPSRSALDFLDAPNRLGSFLDGRVIRILTAPAKVGGRSAMRFLNAGMGLLTGTLGKIFGAQLLTDVQTFVSAMDSMFGGFRERADRTYQLLKAPGTAFLVVAAPERDALREAAYFVDRLAADRMPLAGLVLNRVHSTGAPQLTAERALAAAEALEENGSEHSSPEAELLAAGLLRLHAERMQIMGRERRTRDRFVSVYPDVPIVEVAALPGDVHDLDGLRAIGERLSGSA from the coding sequence GTGACTCCGACGAACGGCGGCACGACGAACGGCGGTACGACGAACGGCGGTACGACGACGGCCGGCGGCGCGACGTCGGACGGCGTGCGGGGCACTGGCAGTCGGCTCGCGGTGGACGCGCTGCTCGACGACCCGAAGACCAGGATCATCGTCTGCTGCGGCTCCGGCGGCGTCGGCAAGACCACCACCGCCGCGGCGATCGGCCTGCGGGCCGCCGAGCGCGGGCGCAAGGTCGTGGTGCTGACCATCGACCCGGCCCGGCGGCTGGCCCAGTCGATGGGCCTGACCGAGCTGGACAACACTCCCCGGGTGGTCAAGGGCGTCACCGGCGACGGGGAGCTCCAGGCCATGATGCTCGACATGAAGCGGACCTTCGACGAGGTCGTGCTGGCCCACTCCGAGCCCGAACGGGCCAGGGCGATCATGGACAACCCGTTCTACCAGTCCCTGTCGGCCGGCTTCGCGGGCACGCAGGAGTACATGGCGATGGAGAAGCTCGGGCAGCTGCGCGCCGCCGAGGAGTGGGACCTGATCGTGGTGGACACCCCGCCGTCCCGCTCGGCGCTGGACTTCCTGGACGCGCCCAACCGGCTCGGGTCCTTCCTGGACGGCCGGGTGATCCGGATCCTGACCGCGCCGGCCAAGGTCGGCGGCCGCAGCGCGATGAGGTTCCTCAACGCCGGGATGGGCCTTCTCACCGGCACCCTGGGCAAGATCTTCGGCGCCCAGCTGCTCACCGACGTGCAGACCTTCGTCAGCGCGATGGACTCGATGTTCGGCGGCTTCCGCGAGCGCGCCGACCGCACCTACCAGTTGCTCAAGGCACCGGGCACGGCGTTCCTGGTGGTGGCGGCGCCGGAGCGGGACGCGCTGCGCGAGGCGGCGTACTTCGTGGACCGGCTCGCTGCGGACCGGATGCCGCTGGCCGGGCTGGTGCTCAACCGGGTGCACAGCACTGGCGCTCCGCAGCTCACCGCGGAGCGGGCGCTGGCGGCCGCCGAGGCCCTGGAGGAGAACGGCTCGGAGCACTCCTCGCCCGAGGCGGAGCTGCTCGCGGCCGGGTTGCTGCGGCTGCACGCCGAGCGGATGCAGATCATGGGGCGCGAGCGGCGCACCCGGGACCGCTTCGTCTCGGTGTATCCCGACGTGCCGATCGTGGAGGTGGCCGCGCTGCCGGGCGACGTGCACGACCTGGACGGGCTGCGGGCCATCGGGGAGCGGCTCAGCGGCTCGGCGTGA
- a CDS encoding ArsA-related P-loop ATPase: MARTPGQAARRDPDWEGVRLHVVSGKGGTGKTTLAAALALALAADGGRVLLIEVEGRQGIAELFGIAALPYEERRIASVSRPQLGLPAGEAPAGGAHAGEVLALAIDTEQALLEYLEMFYKLGRAGKALQKVGFVDFATTVAPGVRDVLLTGKACEAARRKGPDGRRRYDAVVMDAPPTGRITRFLNVNSEVAGLARIGPIHTQAQAVMRVLRSPETAVHLVTLLEEMPVQETVDGIAELREAKLPVGGVMVNMVRPPVLDAAAVAAVDGDHREEVALALGEAGLGGRSRKAETVRAAVEPLLDPLLEQAREHAERVELEREQRADLQQLRLPTYELPLLGEGVDLGGLYRLAGELKRQGAA, from the coding sequence GGGAAGACCACGCTGGCCGCCGCGCTGGCCCTGGCCCTGGCCGCCGACGGCGGACGGGTGCTGCTGATCGAGGTCGAGGGTCGGCAGGGCATCGCCGAGCTGTTCGGGATCGCCGCGCTCCCGTACGAGGAGCGCCGGATCGCCTCGGTCTCCCGCCCCCAGCTGGGACTGCCGGCCGGGGAGGCGCCCGCGGGCGGGGCACACGCCGGCGAGGTCCTCGCGCTGGCGATCGACACCGAGCAGGCGCTGCTCGAGTACCTGGAGATGTTCTACAAGCTCGGCCGGGCCGGCAAGGCGCTGCAGAAGGTCGGCTTCGTCGACTTCGCCACCACCGTCGCCCCCGGCGTGCGGGACGTGCTGCTCACCGGCAAGGCCTGCGAGGCGGCCCGCCGCAAGGGCCCGGACGGGCGGCGCCGGTACGACGCGGTGGTGATGGACGCCCCGCCGACCGGGCGGATCACCCGGTTCCTGAACGTCAACTCCGAGGTCGCCGGACTGGCCCGGATCGGCCCGATACACACCCAGGCGCAGGCCGTGATGCGGGTGCTGCGGTCGCCGGAGACCGCCGTGCACCTGGTCACCCTGCTGGAGGAGATGCCGGTGCAGGAGACGGTCGACGGCATCGCGGAGCTGCGCGAGGCGAAGCTCCCGGTGGGCGGGGTGATGGTCAACATGGTCCGGCCACCGGTGCTGGACGCGGCGGCGGTAGCCGCGGTGGACGGGGACCACCGCGAGGAGGTGGCGCTGGCCCTCGGCGAGGCCGGGCTGGGCGGCCGCTCGCGGAAGGCGGAGACGGTCCGGGCCGCGGTGGAGCCGCTGCTCGACCCGCTGCTGGAGCAGGCCAGGGAGCACGCCGAGCGGGTCGAGCTGGAGCGCGAGCAGCGCGCCGACCTGCAGCAGCTGCGACTCCCGACGTACGAACTGCCGCTGCTGGGCGAGGGCGTGGACCTCGGCGGGCTGTACCGGCTGGCGGGCGAACTGAAGCGGCAGGGGGCGGCGTGA